In one window of Duganella dendranthematis DNA:
- a CDS encoding ATP-binding protein codes for MAALIATIDWSRTPLGPIDAWPQSLRTTVSLCLSSTFPILVAWGPEYIQIYNDAYRPICGGKHPASMGEPFKVCWATALPVVGDKFDRAQQGEGTYIKDQRMFLDRDGYLEEAFMTFSFSPIRDESGEVGGIFHPITETTAQVLNARRSQSLRDLSAAIVDARTVEDIGRDLAGQYEQLSLDVPFLLFYQRDEDSGQLHLRGSAGITAGSTLAPQQTPMDDEYWPFSHVAASGKALQIDGLAARFGATPCGPYEEAPNSALVLPVSLPGQQEVFGFLVAGVSARRAVDQDYRNFYALLNAAFNTAVGNVTAYEQEQRRAEELARIDRAKTAFFSNVSHEFRTPLTLILGPLDDALANDGLSPEQRRRIETTHRNALRLLKLVNSLLDFSRIEAGRVQASYQPVDLAWLTVELAGVFESAMIKGGLRYTLDLPPLAQPVYVDRDMWEKIVFNLLSNAFKFTLAGEVTLTLREHAGMVRLSVRDTGGGIPAHELPRTFERFHRIEGAPGRTYEGSGIGLALIQELVRLHGGQIAVQSVVGEGTQFDVDIPFGHAHLPPERVVAADADPTLTSSGTPRTGAAFVEEALRWLPDADENKPVTRHDHGDDEVTGPQQHRPRILIADDNNDMRAYLKSLLDPHADVTVSADGQAAFEHLLLHPCDLLLSDVMMPRLDGFGLIARIRATEAVRHLPVILLSARAGEEAKIEGLQAGADDYLVKPFSTNELLARVLRQVTLGREREQQRQDGMLREAYFHALIDASPVILWTTDAAGQTTYLSQRWYDYTGRTPEQDLGVGWLENVHPDDMEHVRQAFDAACAAGTPYSADLRLRRHDGVYRWCIDAGMPRMGDDGKPAGFVGTVIDIHTRKMLQERFARVAGAGDIGVWHADAPFDALRVNPQMAAHIDLAGQETMSIEQLLAVVDTEDRKRLAGGITGALRDGVPLDVEFRVSGVAATDTETDTETDTAARWLRAVGWCDVDDQCQPTRFDGISLDITNHKHAEMKLQRLAGELTEKNQRQSEFLYTLAHELRNPLAPIRAGLELMAARPVGAAAGDLQGMMLRQVDHMVHLVDDLLDIARLAEGKVTLRHERVPLADVVSDAVEISTPLINKGAHQLSLKLPSAPLIMEVDRHRIAQVLSNLLNNAAKYTPNGGRIELAARVADREVVLSVSDNGIGIEPQLLSSVFDMYAQVPAGQAMAQGGLGVGLNLVRQVVQLHHGRVRAESAGVGQGSRFTVWLPLAEQEASTGQPVMMDAPASAPQASGLRVLVVDDNIDAAETLAALLEFSGHQVQVAHSGAAALSSAAVYLPQVVFLDIGLPDISGHEAARALRRMEGMAGARIIALTGWGTPSDKERSSAAGFDQHLTKPVDFTLLLAALT; via the coding sequence ATGGCGGCACTGATTGCCACTATCGACTGGTCGCGCACGCCGCTGGGACCGATCGACGCCTGGCCGCAGAGTTTGCGCACCACGGTCAGCCTGTGCCTGTCCTCGACCTTCCCGATCCTGGTGGCGTGGGGGCCGGAATACATCCAGATCTACAACGACGCCTACCGGCCGATTTGCGGCGGCAAGCATCCGGCGTCGATGGGCGAGCCGTTCAAGGTATGCTGGGCCACCGCCTTGCCGGTGGTCGGCGACAAGTTCGACCGCGCGCAGCAGGGCGAGGGCACCTACATCAAGGACCAGCGCATGTTCCTGGACCGCGACGGCTATCTGGAAGAAGCGTTCATGACCTTCTCGTTCTCGCCGATCCGCGACGAATCGGGCGAAGTCGGCGGCATCTTCCACCCGATTACCGAAACCACTGCGCAGGTGCTGAACGCGCGCCGTTCGCAAAGTCTGCGCGACCTGAGCGCCGCGATCGTCGATGCGCGTACCGTGGAAGATATCGGTCGCGACCTGGCTGGCCAGTACGAACAGCTGTCGCTGGACGTGCCGTTCCTGTTGTTCTACCAGCGCGACGAGGACAGTGGCCAGTTGCACCTGCGCGGCAGCGCCGGCATCACCGCCGGCAGTACGCTGGCGCCGCAACAGACGCCAATGGACGATGAATACTGGCCGTTCAGCCATGTCGCGGCGAGTGGCAAGGCGTTGCAGATCGACGGTCTGGCGGCGCGCTTTGGCGCCACGCCTTGCGGCCCGTATGAAGAAGCGCCGAATTCCGCGCTGGTGTTGCCGGTCAGCCTGCCGGGCCAGCAGGAGGTGTTCGGTTTCCTGGTGGCCGGCGTCAGCGCGCGGCGCGCAGTGGACCAAGACTACCGCAACTTCTACGCCCTGCTGAATGCTGCCTTCAACACCGCCGTCGGCAACGTCACTGCCTATGAACAGGAACAGCGGCGCGCCGAGGAACTGGCGCGCATCGACCGCGCCAAGACCGCATTCTTCTCCAATGTGTCGCATGAATTCCGCACGCCGCTGACGCTGATTCTTGGCCCGCTGGATGACGCGCTGGCCAACGACGGCCTGTCGCCGGAACAGCGCCGCCGCATCGAAACCACGCACCGCAACGCATTGCGCCTGCTTAAGCTGGTCAACTCGCTGCTGGATTTCTCGCGCATCGAGGCCGGCCGCGTGCAGGCCAGCTACCAGCCGGTGGATCTGGCGTGGCTGACGGTGGAACTGGCCGGCGTATTTGAATCGGCCATGATCAAGGGCGGCTTGCGCTACACGCTGGACTTGCCGCCACTGGCGCAGCCGGTCTACGTCGATCGCGATATGTGGGAAAAGATCGTCTTCAACCTGCTGTCGAACGCGTTTAAATTTACGCTGGCCGGCGAAGTGACGCTGACGCTGCGCGAACACGCCGGCATGGTGCGGCTGTCGGTGCGCGACACCGGCGGCGGCATTCCGGCGCACGAACTGCCGCGCACTTTCGAGCGCTTCCACCGCATCGAAGGAGCGCCCGGACGCACCTATGAAGGCAGCGGCATCGGCCTGGCGCTGATCCAGGAACTGGTGCGTCTGCACGGTGGCCAGATCGCGGTGCAGAGCGTGGTGGGCGAGGGTACGCAGTTCGATGTGGATATCCCGTTCGGCCACGCGCATTTGCCGCCCGAACGCGTGGTTGCGGCGGATGCCGATCCGACGCTGACCAGCAGCGGCACGCCGCGCACCGGCGCCGCGTTTGTCGAAGAAGCGCTGCGCTGGCTGCCGGATGCAGACGAGAACAAGCCCGTCACACGCCATGATCATGGCGACGACGAGGTGACCGGGCCGCAGCAGCACCGCCCGCGCATCCTGATCGCCGATGATAACAACGACATGCGCGCCTATCTGAAGTCGCTGCTTGACCCGCACGCCGATGTGACGGTCAGCGCCGACGGCCAGGCGGCGTTCGAGCATCTGTTGCTGCATCCGTGCGACCTGCTGCTGAGCGACGTTATGATGCCAAGGCTGGACGGCTTCGGTCTGATCGCCCGCATTCGCGCCACGGAAGCGGTGCGCCATCTGCCGGTGATCCTGCTGTCCGCCCGCGCCGGCGAGGAAGCCAAGATCGAAGGCTTGCAGGCCGGCGCCGACGATTATCTGGTCAAGCCATTTTCCACCAACGAGCTGCTGGCGCGGGTGCTGCGCCAGGTGACGCTGGGGCGCGAACGCGAGCAGCAGCGCCAGGATGGCATGCTGCGCGAGGCCTACTTCCATGCACTGATCGACGCCTCGCCGGTCATTTTGTGGACCACCGACGCCGCTGGCCAGACCACCTATCTGAGCCAGCGCTGGTACGACTACACTGGCCGCACGCCGGAACAGGATCTGGGTGTCGGTTGGCTGGAGAACGTGCATCCCGACGATATGGAGCACGTTCGTCAAGCCTTTGACGCTGCATGCGCAGCCGGTACGCCATATTCGGCAGACTTGCGGCTGCGCCGTCATGACGGCGTTTATCGCTGGTGCATCGACGCCGGCATGCCGCGCATGGGCGACGATGGCAAGCCGGCCGGCTTTGTCGGCACTGTGATCGATATCCATACGCGCAAGATGTTGCAGGAGCGCTTTGCCCGCGTGGCCGGCGCCGGCGATATCGGCGTGTGGCATGCGGATGCGCCGTTCGACGCGCTGCGCGTCAATCCGCAGATGGCGGCGCACATTGACCTGGCGGGGCAGGAGACGATGTCGATAGAACAGCTGCTGGCCGTGGTGGACACCGAGGATCGCAAGCGCCTCGCGGGCGGCATCACGGGTGCCTTGCGCGACGGTGTGCCGCTTGATGTGGAGTTCCGCGTCTCCGGCGTCGCCGCTACCGATACCGAGACCGATACCGAGACCGATACTGCGGCGCGCTGGCTGCGTGCCGTCGGCTGGTGTGACGTCGACGACCAATGCCAGCCGACGCGCTTCGATGGTATCAGTCTCGATATCACCAACCACAAGCACGCCGAGATGAAGCTGCAACGGCTGGCCGGCGAACTGACCGAGAAGAACCAGCGCCAGAGCGAATTCCTGTACACGCTGGCGCACGAGTTGCGCAATCCGCTGGCGCCGATCCGCGCCGGATTGGAATTGATGGCGGCGCGGCCGGTAGGCGCCGCTGCGGGCGACCTGCAAGGCATGATGCTGCGGCAGGTCGACCACATGGTGCATCTGGTCGATGACCTGCTCGACATCGCGCGGCTGGCGGAGGGCAAGGTCACACTGCGGCATGAGCGTGTGCCACTGGCCGATGTGGTCAGCGATGCGGTAGAAATTAGCACGCCGCTGATCAACAAAGGCGCACACCAGTTGTCGTTGAAGCTGCCCTCGGCGCCGCTGATCATGGAGGTGGACCGCCATCGCATCGCGCAGGTGTTGAGTAATCTGCTGAACAACGCGGCCAAATACACGCCGAACGGCGGCCGCATCGAGCTCGCCGCCCGCGTGGCGGATCGCGAAGTGGTGCTTAGCGTATCGGACAATGGCATCGGCATCGAGCCGCAGTTGCTGTCGTCGGTATTCGATATGTACGCGCAGGTGCCGGCCGGCCAGGCGATGGCGCAGGGTGGCCTGGGCGTGGGACTGAACCTGGTGCGACAGGTGGTGCAGCTGCACCATGGCCGAGTGCGCGCAGAAAGCGCCGGTGTTGGACAGGGTAGCCGCTTTACGGTATGGCTGCCGCTGGCCGAACAGGAGGCGTCTACCGGGCAACCGGTGATGATGGACGCGCCGGCGTCTGCGCCGCAGGCAAGCGGTCTGCGGGTGCTGGTGGTGGACGATAATATCGACGCCGCCGAAACCCTGGCGGCGCTGCTGGAATTCAGCGGCCATCAAGTGCAGGTGGCGCACAGCGGTGCGGCGGCGCTGAGCAGCGCTGCGGTGTACCTGCCGCAGGTGGTATTCCTCGACATCGGGCTGCCCGACATCAGCGGCCACGAGGCGGCGCGCGCGCTGCGCCGCATGGAAGGCATGGCCGGCGCCCGCATCATCGCGCTGACCGGCTGGGGCACGCCGTCCGACAAGGAACGCTCCAGCGCCGCCGGTTTCGACCAGCATCTGACCAAGCCGGTCGATTTTACTCTGTTACTGGCCGCGCTCACTTGA
- a CDS encoding DUF1653 domain-containing protein: protein MRFKHYKGGEYELVCEATMEADLTPLIVYRAANGSIWCRPRAVFFEEIEVDGKRVPRFAPIVEA, encoded by the coding sequence ATGCGATTCAAGCACTACAAAGGCGGCGAGTACGAATTGGTCTGCGAAGCCACCATGGAGGCCGATCTGACGCCGCTGATCGTCTACCGCGCCGCTAATGGCAGTATCTGGTGCCGTCCACGGGCCGTGTTTTTCGAGGAGATCGAAGTGGACGGCAAACGCGTGCCTCGGTTTGCGCCGATTGTTGAGGCCTGA